In one window of Trichoderma breve strain T069 chromosome 7 map unlocalized scaffold00008, whole genome shotgun sequence DNA:
- a CDS encoding fungal specific transcription factor domain-containing protein: protein MALIRSYFNSYNRIVPLFDEDDFMNKFAELDMDQIRADAAFWTATNVMCAIALRQQNTSYFADSPNNPDREAWEYLDTALDKAVELTIQGSNDLLAIQALVGMAIFLQTAPGAHAASTLLAAANRLVLQNGLHLQKDEQFSGQSGSENFRLMVQRNRVFWIAFNLDHDLASRLERPPLIHEDDIGADLPLLHPEDGLGCISSIDNSAEVNFLRARSHLALIENRIHRRLMSARGKRQTALEREAAISELEAELDNWKASYPDLSATLDYLATNRALWANFEGVAFRTLRALSLACLGCHTNLHGLSYRSLRVQEWSHVYGDAGPPNCCVSVARASLILLHLSQNTDHACTWYSLHHLVTALIVLVSNAARNPLTEESMADIQLVLPVVEMLRRFEEVSMDSGVENSKKVAAQLVHEYARRALFDQAGFVGMQSEPYKIPNNVAQ from the exons ATGGCACTTATTCGATCCTATTTCAACAGCTACAATCGAATCGTCCCGCTCTtcgatgaagatgacttCATGAATAAATTTGCCGAACTAGATATGGACCAGATCCGGGCGGATGCGGCATTCTGGACTGCGACAAACGTCATGTGTGCCATTGCTCTCCGCCAACAAAATACGTCATATTTTGCCGACTCCCCCAACAACCCGGACCGCGAAGCGTGGGAATACTTGGACACTGCATTGGATAAAGCTGTTGAACTCACAATCCAGGGTAGCAATGACCTCCTCGCCATCCAGGCGCTGGTGGGAATGGCTATTTTCCTACAAACCGCGCCAGGCGCCCATGCGGCATCGACActccttgctgctgcgaaCCGTTTGGTCCTTCAAAATggtcttcatcttcagaaaGATGAACAATTTTCCGGGCAATCTGGATCTGAAAATTTCCGTCTCATGGTTCAGCGAAATCGTGTCTTCTGGATAGCTTTTAATCTGGACCATGATCTTGCCTCCCGGCTTGAAAGGCCACCACTAATACACGAAGATGATATCGGCGCTGATCTCCCTCTATTGCATCCAGAGGATGGACTAGGCTGTATATCATCTATTGATAATTCTGCAGAGGTCAACTTCCTGCGGGCACGATCTCACCTCGCTCTTATCGAGAATCGTATTCACCGACGACTTATGTCTGCAAGAGGGAAACGTCAAACAGCCCTTGAACGAGAGGCAGCAATCAGTGAATTAGAAGCGGAACTTGACAATTGGAAAGCCTCATATCCAGATTTAAGCGCTACTCTCGACTATCTTGCTACAAACCGAGCCCTGTGGGCGAACTTTGAAGGGGTAGCGTTTCGGACGTTACGGGCCCTTTCTCTTGCATGCCTTGGTTGCCATACCAATTTGCATGGTTTATCTTACCGGTCTCTACGAGTGCAAGAATGGAGTC ACGTAtatggagatgctggaccTCCCAATTGTTGTGTTTCGGTAGCGAGAGCATCTTTGATTCTACTTCATCTTAGCCAAAACACTGATCATGCTTGTACATG GTATTCACTGCACCATCTTGTTACAGCGTTGATTGTCCTCGTTTCTAATGCTGCAAGAAATCCCCTGACTGAGGAATCGATGGCAGATATACAGCTGGTGCTTCCAGTTGTGGAGATGCTCCGTCGATTTGAAGAGGTCTCGATGGACAGTGGAGTAGAAAATTCGAAGAAAGTAGCTGCTCAACTAGTGCATGAGTACGCACGCAGGGCGCTGTTTGACCAAGCAGGGTTCGTGGGCATGCAATCCGAACCTTACAAAATACCTAACAATGTTGCACAATGA
- a CDS encoding GMC oxidoreductase domain-containing protein — protein sequence MGVNVKDGDRFDFIVVGGGTAGNTVAGRLAENSKVRILVIEAGVGNPEELPEITTPSNAMNLRGSAHDWAYKTTMVRRDDYERIEKPNSRGKMLGGSSSLNYFTWVPGCKPTFDRWEEWGGKEWTWDPLVPYLRKSATYHDDPKLYHPELKKIGGGGPIHISHAELIEEMKPFRENLEKAWKSRGEPMTSNIYDGEMNGLYHCVDTIYKGVRSGSYLFLKGKKNITVLAETHAKKLLINYADRICRGVRVTTPDGKDINVYADREVILSEGVFESPKLLMLSGVGPARELKKFDIDVIVDSRHVGQNLMDHPAVPFVLRVKDGIGMDTAVLRKSKESEKLQAAYKKDHSGPVGSGFLEMVAFPRIDKYLQNDEQYKKAKEANGGLDPFSPEGQPHFELDFVCLWGSAFQWHFPHPPEGEHTTVVVDLVRPVSGPGEVTLRSADPFEQPNINLNFFESDLDIIAMREGIRFSYDVLTKGDGFKDCVVSETPWKMPLHSDEEMKRAVLDRCQTAFHPVGTARLSKNIDQGVVDPALKVHGVTNLRVIDASVIPLIPDCRIQNSVYAVAEKGADMIKADHKDVY from the coding sequence ATGGGCGTCAACGTGAAAGATGGAGATCGCTTCGACTttattgttgttggtggcggTACTGCCGGCAACACAGTTGCCGGCCGCCTGGCTGAAAATTCCAAGGTTCGCATCTTGGTGATTGAAGCCGGTGTTGGTAATCCGGAAGAACTTCCTGAGATTACTACGCCATCCAATGCCATGAACCTACGTGGGAGTGCTCACGATTGGGCTTATAAAACAACCATGGTCAGGCGTGATGATTATGAACGTATCGAAAAGCCAAACTCGAGAGGCAAAATGCTTGGTGGAAGTTCGTCCTTAAACTATTTTACTTGGGTCCCTGGATGCAAGCCGACCTTTGATCGATGGGAGGAATGGGGCGGCAAAGAATGGACTTGGGATCCCCTCGTTCCTTATCTACGCAAGAGTGCCACTTATCACGATGATCCCAAGCTATATCACCCTGAGCTTAAGAAGATTGGCGGAGGAGGGCCAATTCATATCTCCCATGCCGAACTTattgaggagatgaagccattCCGCGAGAATCTTGAGAAAGCTTGGAAATCGCGCGGAGAACCCATGACGAGTAACATCTATGACGGCGAAATGAACGGCCTCTATCACTGTGTCGATACCATTTATAAAGGAGTCCGCTCTGGAAGTTATCTCTTCCTCAAGGGTAAAAAGAACATTACGGTTTTGGCCGAAACTCAcgccaagaagctgctgatCAACTATGCCGACCGAATCTGCCGCGGCGTGCGAGTTACGACTCCTGATGGTAAAGACATTAACGTTTACGCAGACCGTGAGGTCATTCTCTCGGAGGGTGTGTTCGAAAGCCCCAAGCTCTTGATGCTGAGTGGTGTCGGCCCTGCGCGTGAACTGAAAAAGTTCGATATCGATGTCATTGTTGATTCGCGTCATGTCGGCCAGAATCTCATGGATCACCCGGCCGTTCCATTTGTGTTGCGCGTCAAGGATGGCATTGGTATGGATACCGCTGTCCTTCGAAAGAGTAAAGAAAGCGAAAAGCTGCAGGCTGCTTATAAGAAAGATCATTCTGGACCAGTCGGCTCCGGTTTCCTGGAGATGGTGGCCTTCCCTCGCATTGATAAATATCTACAGAATGATGAGCAGTATAAGAAGGCTAAGGAGGCTAATGGGGGCCTTGATCCCTTCTCGCCTGAGGGACAGCCTCATTTCGAACTCGACTTCGTTTGCCTTTGGGGCAGCGCATTCCAATGGCACTTCCCGCACCCACCAGAGGGAGAACACACCACCGTTGTTGTGGATCTTGTCCGTCCGGTCTCTGGCCCTGGCGAGGTTACTTTGAGGAGTGCCGACCCATTCGAGCAGCCCAACATCAATCTCAATTTCTTCGAAAGTGatctcgacatcatcgcTATGCGTGAGGGTATCCGCTTCAGCTACGATGTGCTGACCAAGGGTGACGGCTTCAAAGATTGCGTTGTATCTGAGACTCCTTGGAAGATGCCTCTTCActctgatgaagagatgaagcgCGCCGTCTTGGATCGCTGTCAAACAGCTTTCCATCCCGTCGGAACTGCCCGATTGAGCAAGAATATCGACCAGGGCGTGGTTGATCCGGCACTCAAAGTTCATGGCGTTACTAACCTCCGTGTTATTGATGCTTCCGTCATTCCGCTGATTCCTGATTGTCGTATTCAGAACTCTGTCTATGCTGTGGCCGAAAAGGGAGCAGATATGATCAAGGCTGATCACAAGGACGTCTACTAA